In Sporolituus thermophilus DSM 23256, a single genomic region encodes these proteins:
- the fliY gene encoding flagellar motor switch phosphatase FliY: MSDGILSQEEIDALLRGEQITSPVAPELDDMAKDALGEIGNICMGSAATTLSILLGKRVSITTPRVSVSTLNEIKRQYPLPYLVIEVFYSHGILGTNLLAIRKQDALIIADLMMGGDGSNPPAELNDLYMSAVSEAMNQMMGSTATSMSTVFKKKIDISPPQVNVFDFSTEGNISAMAAGNEPIVSVSFRMEVEGLIDSEIMQIIPINVAKEMVESLMAAVQPSGTTAPVPPKVAAPTAQSVTAPARETNLAQAQQAAAVPKTHQPLSNVTVQPVQFAPLKPSAPVAGDTNISLIMDVPLQVTVELGRTRKLIREILELGPGSVVELDKLAGEPVDILVNGKLIAKGEVVVIDENFGVRITDIVSPLERANNLQ; the protein is encoded by the coding sequence ATGAGTGATGGTATTTTGTCCCAAGAAGAAATTGACGCCCTGCTACGCGGCGAGCAAATTACATCTCCTGTCGCACCTGAACTTGACGATATGGCAAAAGACGCTCTTGGAGAAATCGGTAACATTTGCATGGGCAGTGCTGCTACAACCCTGTCTATTCTGCTGGGAAAGCGTGTTTCGATTACGACCCCTCGCGTTTCCGTCTCAACTTTAAACGAGATCAAGCGGCAGTACCCGTTACCGTACTTAGTAATTGAGGTTTTTTATTCCCACGGTATTTTAGGTACTAACCTGTTGGCTATCCGCAAACAAGATGCGCTAATTATCGCTGACCTCATGATGGGTGGCGATGGTTCAAACCCGCCGGCCGAGCTCAACGATTTGTACATGAGTGCCGTTTCCGAAGCGATGAATCAGATGATGGGTTCTACCGCTACATCTATGTCTACCGTCTTTAAAAAGAAAATTGATATCTCGCCGCCGCAAGTAAATGTCTTTGACTTTAGTACAGAGGGGAATATTAGTGCAATGGCGGCTGGCAACGAACCCATTGTGAGCGTATCTTTCCGGATGGAAGTAGAAGGTTTAATTGATAGCGAAATTATGCAAATTATTCCAATTAATGTTGCCAAAGAGATGGTTGAAAGTCTGATGGCTGCTGTGCAACCTTCAGGGACAACTGCACCGGTACCGCCCAAGGTTGCAGCTCCTACGGCTCAGTCGGTGACGGCACCGGCTAGGGAGACTAATTTAGCGCAGGCGCAACAAGCGGCAGCAGTACCCAAAACGCATCAACCACTTTCCAATGTTACCGTTCAACCAGTGCAGTTCGCTCCATTGAAGCCGAGTGCACCAGTCGCTGGTGATACCAATATTAGTCTTATTATGGATGTACCTTTGCAAGTTACCGTGGAACTCGGACGTACACGGAAACTTATCCGGGAAATTTTAGAATTAGGTCCCGGTTCCGTGGTGGAACTAGATAAACTTGCCGGAGAGCCGGTCGACATCCTGGTAAACGGTAAGCTCATAGCCAAGGGGGAAGTAGTAGTAATTGATGAAAATTTCGGCGTTAGAATTACGGACATTGTCAGTCCGCTTGAACGGGCGAACAATTTACAGTAG
- a CDS encoding response regulator, which yields MAAKILIVDDAAFMRMMIKDILTKNGYQVVGEAENGLKAIEKYQELRPDLTTMDITMPEMDGITAVKEIKKIDPAAKIIMCSAMGQQAMVIEAIQSGARDFIVKPFQPDRVLEAVRKAVG from the coding sequence ATGGCTGCCAAAATCTTAATTGTTGATGATGCTGCCTTTATGCGAATGATGATTAAAGACATATTAACAAAAAACGGCTACCAAGTAGTCGGCGAAGCCGAAAACGGTCTTAAAGCCATTGAAAAATATCAGGAGCTGCGTCCGGATCTTACCACTATGGACATTACTATGCCGGAGATGGACGGGATTACTGCCGTTAAAGAAATTAAAAAGATTGACCCTGCTGCGAAAATTATTATGTGCAGCGCCATGGGACAGCAAGCCATGGTCATTGAAGCCATTCAGTCGGGCGCCCGTGACTTTATTGTCAAACCATTTCAGCCTGACCGGGTACTGGAGGCTGTGCGCAAAGCCGTCGGTTGA
- the fliO gene encoding flagellar biosynthetic protein FliO — MVKLNNSCAVFLILILIVLAVGGQAWAQEPDGEFLKYKAPDPPSTSVLSTLAYVFSLIVVFLVVIALAYFTSWFLGQKFGGYAVAGDHKILATLPLGPGKAVYVVDIAGKVLVLGVTDHSINLLQEITSAEDIEKLRSRPGVAGSDGFNLVLRRQMAALQQMSGKFPVVFGSDRLSQSDEKTKK, encoded by the coding sequence ATGGTTAAATTAAATAACTCTTGTGCTGTTTTTCTTATCCTAATCTTGATTGTTTTGGCTGTTGGCGGTCAGGCATGGGCCCAGGAGCCTGACGGGGAGTTTCTAAAATACAAAGCTCCTGATCCGCCGTCTACGTCTGTTCTTTCTACTTTGGCCTATGTATTCTCTCTAATTGTTGTTTTTTTAGTGGTAATTGCTTTGGCGTATTTTACTTCCTGGTTTTTAGGGCAAAAATTTGGCGGGTATGCGGTAGCAGGGGATCACAAAATTCTTGCTACCTTACCGCTTGGGCCTGGCAAGGCGGTCTATGTGGTAGACATTGCCGGAAAAGTCCTAGTTTTGGGGGTTACCGATCACTCCATTAACCTCCTCCAGGAAATTACTTCGGCCGAGGATATCGAAAAGCTGCGTTCGCGTCCGGGCGTTGCTGGCTCAGATGGTTTTAACCTTGTGCTTCGGCGGCAAATGGCAGCATTACAACAAATGTCGGGCAAATTTCCCGTAGTTTTTGGCAGTGACCGGCTAAGCCAGTCAGACGAAAAGACGAAAAAGTGA
- the fliP gene encoding flagellar type III secretion system pore protein FliP (The bacterial flagellar biogenesis protein FliP forms a type III secretion system (T3SS)-type pore required for flagellar assembly.) — MLFMVMVAWLLLMAPAQAAPLIPVPNVNIGVTPAENPKDVALSLQVLFTLTVLSLAPSILIMMTSFTRIIIVLSFLRSALATQQTPPNQVLVGLALFLTFYTMSPYWDQINQNALQPYLTGAISQDTAMNEAMKPLRQFMLKQTRENDLALFVNLSEGPRPNSPEDITTSTLIPAFIISELKTAFQIGFLIYIPFIVIDMVVASTLMSMGMMMVPPVMISLPFKLLLFILVDGWHLIIRSLITSFN; from the coding sequence ATGCTTTTCATGGTGATGGTGGCGTGGCTGTTGTTAATGGCGCCGGCACAGGCAGCGCCGCTTATTCCGGTACCCAATGTTAATATTGGCGTAACTCCCGCCGAAAACCCCAAGGATGTTGCCCTTAGTCTGCAGGTTCTGTTTACACTGACAGTTCTGTCATTGGCACCATCCATTTTAATTATGATGACATCCTTTACCAGGATTATCATTGTCCTGTCTTTCCTGCGGAGCGCTCTTGCCACTCAGCAGACGCCGCCCAACCAGGTTTTAGTTGGTTTGGCGTTATTTTTGACTTTTTACACCATGTCCCCTTATTGGGATCAAATTAACCAAAACGCTCTCCAACCCTATCTGACGGGTGCAATTTCCCAGGATACGGCTATGAACGAAGCAATGAAGCCGTTGCGCCAATTTATGTTAAAACAGACCAGGGAGAACGATCTAGCCTTATTTGTTAATCTTTCCGAAGGACCGCGGCCTAATTCGCCGGAAGACATTACAACTTCTACCCTTATTCCTGCTTTTATCATCAGCGAACTGAAAACAGCCTTTCAAATTGGCTTTTTAATATATATCCCGTTTATCGTTATTGACATGGTAGTTGCCAGCACCCTTATGTCGATGGGGATGATGATGGTGCCGCCTGTTATGATCTCGTTGCCGTTTAAACTTTTGTTGTTTATTCTGGTAGACGGGTGGCATTTAATTATCCGCTCGTTAATTACGAGTTTCAATTAG
- the fliQ gene encoding flagellar biosynthesis protein FliQ, producing the protein MSGDLAIQIGRDALSMVMLVSAPMLGLGLLAGIIISIFQATTQIQEQTLSFIPKIIAVFAAIILFGPWMLSLMVDYTRQIFINLPHLIR; encoded by the coding sequence ATGTCAGGCGACTTGGCTATTCAAATCGGGCGTGACGCCTTATCAATGGTAATGCTGGTATCGGCTCCCATGCTGGGATTGGGACTTTTGGCCGGTATCATTATCAGTATATTTCAGGCTACAACCCAAATCCAGGAACAGACACTCAGTTTCATTCCCAAGATAATCGCCGTATTTGCAGCCATTATCCTGTTTGGTCCCTGGATGCTAAGTCTAATGGTTGACTATACGCGACAAATTTTCATAAACTTGCCGCACTTAATCCGGTAG
- the fliR gene encoding flagellar biosynthetic protein FliR yields MDVLTIIQSQLGFFLLIFTRITGILITAPVLGSRNIPVYAKAGFALILSYILAPIVIQRNLAIVPEQIWAFVFLVIGELLLGLSLGYISSMIFYAVQMAGQLLDVQIGFGIVNILDPQSGQQLPLIGNFKYILSLLVFLATNGHHILLSALFTSFKIVPVGAVVFRPHLTDLIVDITFNVLIIALKISLPILAAIFLTDIAMGILARIMPQMNIFVVGVPGKIIVGIFILALTLPFYITLLEVGFSAMYKDVYRLLLTLS; encoded by the coding sequence TTGGACGTTCTTACAATAATACAATCTCAGCTCGGCTTTTTTTTATTAATCTTTACCCGAATAACCGGTATTTTGATAACTGCCCCCGTTTTAGGCAGTCGCAATATTCCCGTTTATGCTAAAGCTGGTTTTGCCCTTATTCTTAGTTATATTTTGGCTCCAATTGTTATACAGCGCAATCTCGCTATTGTCCCCGAACAAATTTGGGCTTTTGTTTTTCTGGTTATAGGCGAATTGCTGCTCGGTCTTAGTCTCGGTTATATCAGTTCCATGATATTTTATGCTGTACAAATGGCCGGACAATTATTGGACGTGCAAATCGGCTTTGGGATAGTAAACATCCTTGATCCGCAGTCAGGCCAGCAGTTGCCGCTAATTGGCAACTTTAAATATATTCTTTCCCTTCTGGTCTTTTTAGCCACAAACGGCCATCATATCCTCCTGTCCGCTTTATTTACTAGCTTCAAAATAGTTCCCGTCGGCGCGGTGGTTTTTCGCCCGCATTTGACAGACTTGATCGTTGACATCACTTTTAATGTTTTGATTATTGCTTTAAAAATTAGTTTACCTATACTAGCGGCTATATTCTTAACCGATATAGCCATGGGCATTTTAGCCCGGATTATGCCGCAAATGAATATCTTTGTCGTGGGCGTGCCTGGCAAAATTATCGTTGGTATTTTTATTCTCGCTTTGACCTTGCCTTTTTATATCACTTTACTGGAGGTAGGGTTTAGTGCAATGTATAAGGACGTTTACCGCCTCCTGCTCACATTATCCTAG
- the flhB gene encoding flagellar biosynthesis protein FlhB: MQCIRTFTASCSHYPSSTVFIFDIQRFNQEKTEEATPKRREEARKKGQVAKSVELGSALCLLAAFFALKLTGPYIYEQLTGYMQFLFSRFTTEDMTITSAYRFFLDLVLVFLKTVLPIMLVILAVSLTVNFLQVGFTFSLEPLMPQLSRINPAAGLQRLFSKRALVELVKSLLKVAIVSYFIYQFIIEETLNVAYLSRLDLRDAFSAIAALTLDLAFRIGAVILVLAILDYYYQWWEHNQNLKMTKQEVKEEFKQTEGNPQIKGKIKERQRALAMRRMMQEVPKADVVVTNPTHFAIALLYEKAMTAPMVIAKGQDFMAEKIKLIAKENGVAVVENKPLARALYDSVEIGETVPPELYQAVAEVLAYVYRLKKRLS, encoded by the coding sequence GTGCAATGTATAAGGACGTTTACCGCCTCCTGCTCACATTATCCTAGCAGTACTGTTTTTATATTCGATATACAGCGATTTAACCAAGAAAAAACAGAAGAAGCAACGCCAAAGCGACGGGAGGAAGCCCGTAAAAAGGGGCAAGTGGCTAAGAGCGTTGAGCTTGGTTCAGCCCTATGCCTATTGGCTGCCTTTTTCGCCCTTAAACTGACTGGTCCATATATTTATGAACAACTAACCGGCTACATGCAATTTCTTTTTTCGCGCTTTACGACGGAGGATATGACCATCACGTCGGCCTACCGCTTTTTTCTCGATTTGGTGCTTGTCTTTCTTAAAACAGTTTTACCCATAATGCTGGTAATTCTAGCCGTATCCCTAACAGTTAATTTTTTGCAAGTCGGGTTTACGTTTTCGCTCGAGCCGCTGATGCCGCAGCTTAGCCGAATAAACCCGGCGGCAGGGCTGCAGCGGCTCTTTTCAAAGCGAGCGCTTGTTGAACTTGTTAAGTCTTTACTCAAGGTTGCCATTGTTAGCTATTTTATTTACCAATTTATTATCGAAGAAACGCTGAACGTTGCTTACCTATCGAGGCTTGATCTCAGGGATGCCTTTTCGGCGATTGCCGCTTTGACGCTTGATTTGGCTTTCCGGATTGGCGCCGTTATTCTTGTCTTGGCCATTTTAGATTACTATTATCAGTGGTGGGAACATAACCAAAATCTGAAGATGACCAAGCAGGAAGTGAAGGAGGAATTTAAGCAAACAGAAGGCAATCCGCAGATTAAGGGCAAAATCAAGGAACGGCAGCGTGCCTTGGCTATGCGGCGAATGATGCAGGAGGTTCCCAAGGCCGATGTAGTGGTAACCAACCCGACCCACTTTGCAATAGCCTTGCTCTACGAAAAAGCCATGACTGCACCAATGGTAATTGCCAAGGGGCAAGACTTTATGGCAGAAAAAATTAAACTTATAGCTAAAGAAAATGGCGTAGCCGTCGTGGAAAACAAGCCGCTGGCGCGCGCGTTGTATGATAGCGTTGAAATTGGCGAAACTGTGCCACCCGAACTATATCAAGCAGTTGCCGAAGTTCTTGCCTATGTTTATCGGCTGAAAAAACGCCTGTCCTAA
- the flhA gene encoding flagellar biosynthesis protein FlhA encodes MITQTPLANFLKYSDVLIAIGIVTIVVMMIIPLPAFLLDILLAFNITFALIIVMVAIYNVEALQFSVFPSLLLITTLFRLALNVSSTRLILLDGYAGEVITAFGNFVVGGNPVVGFIVFVILIIIQFIVITKGAERVAEVAARFTLDAMPGKQMSIDADLNAGLITDAEARQRRKNIQREADFYGAMDGASKFVKGDAIAAIIIIIVNIIGGFVIGMVQRNLSVVQALETYTLLTVGEGLVNQIPALLISTATGIVVTRAASEANLGQDIASQIMTNPRVFFLASGVLALLGLVPGLPGVPFFILSVFAAGIAYVLHNTVKTAAQLEVSRQEQKEMEEVRKPENLVSLLQVDPMELEIGYSLIPIVDVSQGGDLLDRVVMIRRQCALELGLIVPTIRIRDNIQLKPNAYVIKLRGIEIAKGELLLDHYLAMNPGTVYEEVPGIETVEPAFGLPALWIQETVREQAELAGYTVVDPVSVLATHLTEVIKTHAAEILGRQEVQTLIDAVKQTNPVLVEEIVPNLLSLGEIQKVLANLLRERLSIRDMVTILETLADYAPLTKDTELLTEYVRHALARQITRQYAPNNNLTCLTVDPQLENMITGAVQRTEQGTYVALEPHIVQAVINSLTNELPKLTGLGFLPIVLTSPSARLYFRKLTERVAPNLTVLSYAELEPKIEVQALGVVKV; translated from the coding sequence TTGATTACGCAGACACCCTTGGCTAATTTTCTTAAGTATAGTGACGTATTAATAGCTATTGGCATTGTAACGATCGTTGTAATGATGATTATTCCCTTACCGGCCTTTTTATTGGATATACTGCTGGCTTTTAACATCACCTTCGCGTTGATCATTGTCATGGTCGCTATCTACAATGTCGAGGCCCTGCAGTTTTCCGTCTTTCCGTCTTTATTGTTGATCACGACCCTATTCCGTTTGGCCCTCAACGTTTCTTCAACCAGGTTGATTTTGCTTGACGGTTATGCCGGTGAGGTAATTACGGCTTTTGGCAATTTTGTAGTAGGCGGCAATCCAGTCGTTGGGTTCATTGTTTTTGTCATTTTAATTATTATTCAGTTTATTGTTATTACTAAAGGGGCAGAACGAGTAGCGGAAGTAGCTGCCCGTTTTACCTTGGACGCTATGCCGGGAAAGCAAATGAGTATTGACGCTGATCTTAATGCCGGACTTATCACTGATGCTGAAGCCCGGCAACGCCGAAAGAACATTCAGCGGGAAGCCGATTTTTATGGCGCGATGGATGGCGCTAGCAAATTCGTAAAGGGTGATGCTATTGCCGCCATCATCATTATTATCGTCAATATCATTGGCGGTTTTGTTATTGGTATGGTGCAGCGCAATCTAAGCGTCGTACAGGCGCTGGAAACTTATACACTGCTTACGGTTGGCGAAGGCTTAGTCAACCAGATCCCGGCGTTATTAATTTCTACCGCGACGGGCATTGTCGTCACCCGGGCCGCATCGGAAGCGAATCTTGGCCAGGACATTGCCAGCCAGATTATGACCAATCCGCGCGTTTTTTTCTTGGCCAGTGGTGTCTTGGCCCTGTTAGGTCTTGTTCCCGGCTTGCCTGGTGTGCCTTTTTTCATTCTCAGTGTTTTTGCCGCGGGAATTGCCTATGTTTTGCATAATACGGTAAAAACAGCAGCGCAGCTTGAGGTGTCACGGCAGGAACAAAAGGAGATGGAGGAAGTCCGCAAGCCGGAAAACCTTGTTTCTTTGCTGCAGGTTGATCCCATGGAACTAGAGATTGGCTATAGCCTTATTCCAATAGTTGATGTCAGTCAGGGTGGTGACCTGCTTGATCGCGTAGTGATGATTCGTCGCCAATGTGCCTTGGAGCTAGGACTTATTGTGCCGACTATTCGCATCCGCGACAATATTCAGTTAAAACCCAATGCCTATGTCATAAAATTAAGAGGTATTGAAATAGCAAAGGGCGAATTGTTACTTGATCACTATTTGGCGATGAATCCTGGTACGGTCTATGAAGAAGTGCCGGGAATCGAAACAGTGGAACCCGCTTTCGGTCTCCCAGCCTTATGGATTCAGGAAACGGTACGTGAACAGGCTGAACTCGCCGGCTATACTGTTGTTGATCCGGTGTCGGTTTTGGCCACGCATCTTACCGAAGTAATTAAGACTCATGCTGCCGAAATTCTTGGCCGTCAGGAAGTACAGACCCTAATTGATGCTGTAAAACAGACTAATCCGGTACTTGTGGAAGAGATTGTACCTAATTTACTATCCTTGGGTGAAATTCAGAAAGTGCTGGCTAATTTATTGCGAGAGCGTCTGTCCATCCGCGATATGGTTACAATTCTGGAAACTCTGGCCGATTACGCGCCGCTAACGAAGGATACGGAGCTTCTAACCGAGTATGTGCGACACGCTTTGGCAAGGCAAATAACTCGCCAGTACGCACCAAATAATAATTTGACCTGCCTTACCGTCGATCCTCAACTGGAAAACATGATTACTGGTGCGGTGCAGCGGACGGAGCAGGGAACTTATGTAGCCCTTGAACCGCATATTGTACAGGCGGTAATTAACAGCTTGACTAATGAACTGCCTAAACTTACTGGACTTGGCTTCCTTCCCATTGTTTTGACTAGTCCTTCTGCCAGACTTTATTTCCGGAAACTGACAGAACGCGTGGCGCCTAATCTTACCGTTTTATCATATGCAGAATTAGAACCAAAGATTGAGGTGCAAGCACTTGGGGTGGTGAAGGTATAA
- the flhF gene encoding flagellar biosynthesis protein FlhF, whose protein sequence is MKVKLYTASTINDAMAQVKSDLGRDAVILHTRKFRKGGFLGFFGKEMVEVMAAVDTPPVGSAALAKPTLVRPSVEDEAKVASMQLELANMRKLLEQLVSKIPQQEQRLSSLYQLLVKNDVEPDIARNLVQGLPDDNSIIGAASPIVRQLLFDRLCNYFQKVEGITIPQNGTKVVALIGPTGVGKTTTIAKLAANFALRDGYKVALITADTYRIAAVEQLKTYADIIGIPIEIVYTPDEMKAALYRHRDKHLVLIDTAGRSPNNQYQLAELQALLSVDPYIDTHLVLSTTTKYKDALELVKKFSVCSPQKFLFTKIDEASNLGTVLNLLYQFPTKLSYVTSGQNVPDDIELANPSKLVNLILRD, encoded by the coding sequence TTGAAAGTTAAACTCTACACAGCTAGCACGATAAATGACGCCATGGCGCAGGTTAAAAGCGACCTGGGACGCGACGCCGTTATCTTGCATACGCGCAAATTTCGCAAGGGCGGTTTTTTAGGCTTTTTCGGCAAAGAAATGGTCGAAGTAATGGCTGCTGTGGACACACCACCTGTAGGGTCTGCCGCTTTGGCTAAACCGACGCTTGTGCGGCCTTCAGTCGAGGATGAGGCTAAGGTTGCATCAATGCAGCTTGAATTGGCAAATATGCGCAAGCTGTTGGAACAGCTTGTTAGTAAGATACCGCAGCAGGAGCAACGGCTTTCCTCTTTGTATCAGCTCCTTGTAAAAAACGATGTCGAACCAGACATCGCCCGCAATCTTGTTCAAGGGCTTCCTGACGATAATTCTATTATCGGTGCTGCATCACCCATTGTGCGCCAGCTTTTATTCGACCGCCTATGCAATTATTTCCAAAAGGTCGAGGGTATCACCATTCCGCAAAATGGGACAAAAGTAGTGGCCCTCATTGGTCCGACCGGAGTAGGCAAGACGACGACGATAGCCAAACTGGCCGCTAATTTTGCGCTACGTGACGGCTATAAAGTTGCTTTAATTACAGCCGATACTTACCGGATTGCGGCAGTAGAACAGTTAAAGACTTATGCCGACATCATCGGTATTCCCATAGAGATTGTTTATACTCCTGATGAAATGAAAGCCGCTTTATACCGTCACCGGGACAAACATTTGGTATTGATTGATACGGCTGGACGCAGTCCCAACAACCAGTATCAGTTGGCGGAACTTCAGGCTCTCCTTTCCGTAGATCCTTATATTGATACGCATCTGGTTCTCAGTACCACAACAAAATACAAGGATGCGCTGGAACTGGTCAAGAAGTTTAGTGTGTGTTCGCCGCAAAAATTTCTTTTTACTAAAATTGACGAGGCCAGTAATCTGGGTACGGTTCTCAACTTGCTTTATCAGTTTCCAACAAAACTGTCTTATGTAACTAGTGGCCAAAACGTACCAGATGATATCGAGCTCGCTAACCCCAGTAAATTAGTAAATTTAATTTTGAGGGATTAG
- a CDS encoding MinD/ParA family protein, with protein MYDQAEKLRQMVQSAHSSTKRPILKQLDRPARVITVTSGKGGVGKTNFTVNLALAFASLGQKVVIIDADLGMANVDIVLGSSSPYNILHLLNEGLNIYDIVAEGPWGIKFLSGGSGIYQLANLSGDQLSRIVSQITLFDSWADLVLIDTGAGLSRNVLNFVMAADEVIIITTPEPTAITDAYAMIKAYASHQGTAPLKLVINRVANKEEGDMAINKLAKVTQRFLGISFTSLGLVYEDRNMINAVKLQKPLMLSYPDTISARCIEHIAQRLLCGENTPRPRGIKAFFSKFLEMMW; from the coding sequence ATGTATGACCAAGCCGAAAAGTTGCGACAAATGGTACAAAGTGCCCATAGTTCAACCAAAAGGCCGATTTTAAAGCAGCTTGACCGGCCGGCACGGGTTATTACTGTTACCAGTGGTAAAGGCGGGGTAGGGAAGACTAATTTTACGGTAAACTTAGCACTGGCGTTTGCTAGTCTTGGGCAAAAGGTCGTTATAATCGATGCTGACCTTGGCATGGCCAACGTTGACATTGTATTGGGTAGCTCATCCCCTTACAATATATTGCATTTGCTTAACGAAGGACTTAATATCTATGACATTGTTGCTGAAGGACCGTGGGGCATTAAATTTTTGTCCGGCGGCTCAGGGATTTATCAGCTTGCTAATTTAAGCGGTGACCAACTTAGCCGTATTGTCAGTCAAATCACATTATTTGACAGTTGGGCGGACCTGGTCTTAATTGATACGGGCGCCGGCTTAAGCCGTAACGTTCTCAATTTTGTTATGGCCGCGGATGAAGTAATTATTATCACAACACCGGAGCCGACAGCGATTACCGATGCCTATGCCATGATAAAAGCTTATGCTAGCCACCAAGGGACGGCGCCGCTTAAATTGGTCATAAATCGCGTCGCCAATAAGGAAGAAGGAGACATGGCCATAAATAAACTTGCTAAGGTGACGCAACGGTTTCTTGGAATTTCTTTTACCAGCCTAGGCTTGGTTTATGAAGACCGCAATATGATTAATGCGGTGAAATTGCAAAAACCGCTTATGCTTTCTTACCCTGACACCATATCGGCCCGGTGTATTGAACATATTGCTCAGCGGCTCCTTTGTGGGGAAAATACTCCTCGGCCGCGGGGCATCAAAGCTTTCTTCAGTAAGTTTTTAGAAATGATGTGGTAA
- a CDS encoding flagellar brake protein: MNQRLEVMLANGDKAERYSSRIEEVTDEYLIIAMPMSKGYPVFLSLGDNLHVRIVDNGTAYQFTCTLVSKKLHPLPVWVVTRPREIIKVQQRSFVRVRTALPVEISIFDNETAQFSNSFQACSRDLSGGGIQLVSKEALDLGMKVQLAFELPEAGLIVVNGEVVRIEKPHHDRDIFWIGIKFLDLAERERSKIIRYIFKKQLEDRRKGL, translated from the coding sequence ATTAACCAACGTCTGGAAGTTATGCTTGCTAATGGCGACAAAGCCGAGCGCTACTCCAGCCGGATTGAGGAAGTGACAGATGAATACTTGATCATTGCCATGCCCATGAGCAAGGGATACCCAGTCTTTTTGTCCCTTGGCGATAATCTTCATGTCAGAATAGTCGACAATGGTACAGCTTACCAATTTACTTGCACCTTGGTTAGTAAAAAATTGCATCCTTTACCGGTATGGGTTGTGACCCGGCCTCGCGAAATAATAAAAGTTCAGCAGCGATCCTTTGTGCGGGTACGCACAGCGTTACCGGTGGAAATCAGTATATTCGACAATGAAACCGCGCAGTTCTCAAATTCATTCCAAGCGTGTAGCCGTGACCTTAGCGGCGGCGGAATCCAGCTCGTAAGTAAAGAAGCTTTAGATTTAGGAATGAAGGTACAGCTTGCTTTTGAACTTCCGGAAGCCGGCCTAATTGTTGTTAATGGGGAAGTTGTACGTATTGAAAAGCCCCACCATGACCGCGACATATTTTGGATTGGCATAAAATTTTTGGATTTAGCGGAACGGGAACGCAGCAAAATAATCCGCTACATATTTAAAAAACAGCTTGAAGACCGCCGTAAAGGACTATAA